From Pogoniulus pusillus isolate bPogPus1 chromosome 5, bPogPus1.pri, whole genome shotgun sequence, the proteins below share one genomic window:
- the ZBED1 gene encoding E3 SUMO-protein ligase ZBED1, translating into MENKSLEGSPSDLKLVAHPRAKSKVWKYFGFDTNAEGCILQWKKIYCRICMAQIAYSGNTSNLSYHLEKNHPDEFCEFVKSNTEQMREAFATAFSKIKPESSQQVVQDSLIMKTYQNFEIRKHQELTSAVSSLICEGMYPASIVDEPTFKALLRTADPRYELPSRKYFCTKAIPEKYNAIREIVLKELTEVLWCGVSTDLWRSENQNRSYVTIAVHFLSSVPANCLTVNSRCLKTFEVPEDNTAETITRVLYETFIEWGINTKVFGTTTDYSKDIVKACSLLDIPVQMPCLGHTFNAGIQQAFQLPKLCSLLARCRKLVEYFQQSTVAMYMLSEKQKQQNILHCMLISDRVSWWGSTLAMLQRLKEQQFVIAAVLVEDSNNHHLMLEASEWNTIEGLVELLQPFKQVAEMMSASKYPTISMVKPLLHMLLNTTLNIKENDLKEISMAKEVIAKELSTTYQHAPEIDMFLNVATFLDPRYKKLPFLSAFERQQVENRVVEEAKSLLEKVKENTFRTEEKFFTVSEEPPVKKIIISSTPPPTSVINNMLAEIFCQTGGVEDQEEWHAQIVEELSNFKSQKVLGLNEDPLKWWSDRLALFPVLPKVLQKYWCIMATRVFPERLFGSSANVVSAKRNRLAPAHVDEQIFLYENSRNGSEAEPEDEDEGEWGLEQEQIFNLNDSVNVNNNFFNIRDSGFV; encoded by the coding sequence ATGGAGAATAAAAGTTTAGAAGGTTCCCCATCAGACCTAAAGTTAGTGGCTCACCCGAGAGCAAAGAGTAAAGTGTGGAAGTACTTTGGGTTTGATACCAATGCAGAAGGATGCATATTACAGTGGAAGAAGATCTACTGCCGTATTTGCATGGCACAGATTGCCTATTCAGGAAACACATCCAACCTTTCCTACCACCTTGAGAAGAATCACCCTGACGAATTCTGTGAATTTGTGAAAAGTAACACTGAGCAAATGAGGGAAGCCTTTGCCACTGCATTTTCAAAAATCAAGCCAGAGTCCTCGCAGCAGGTTGTTCAGGATAGCCTCATCATGAAGACCTACCAGAACTTTGAAATCAGAAAGCATCAGGAGCTGACATCTGCGGTCAGCAGCTTAATTTGTGAGGGCATGTATCCAGCCTCTATCGTTGATGAGCCCACATTCAAGGCCCTCTTGAGAACAGCAGACCCCAGATACGAACTTCCGAGCCGTAAGTACTTCTGTACAAAAGCTATTCCTGAAAAGTACAATGCCATTAGAGAGATTGTGCTGAAAGAGCTCACTGAGGTTCTGTGGTGTGGCGTATCCACGGACTTGTGGAGGAGTGAAAACCAGAACAGGTCATATGTAACTATCGCAGTTCACTTTCTCAGCAGCGTTCCTGCCAACTGCCTGACTGTGAACTCACGGTGCTTAAAAACATTTGAAGTACCAGAGGATAACACTGCAGAGACTATTACACGAGTCCTTTATGAAACTTTCATTGAGTGGGGGATCAATACAAAAGTCTTTGGTACTACAACAGATTACAGTAAAGACATTGTGAAAGCTTGCTCTCTCCTAGATATTCCCGTACAGATGCCTTGTTTGGGGCACACTTTTAATGCAGGAATACAACAAGCTTTTCAGCTCCCCaaactctgcagccttcttgccagGTGCCGAAAACTGGTGGAGTATTTTCAGCAATCTACTGTTGCAATGTACATGCTGAgtgagaagcagaagcagcagaatatTCTCCACTGCATGCTGATAAGCGACCGTGTTTCCTGGTGGGGAAGTACGCTCGCTATGCTGCAGCGCCTCAAGGAGCAACAGTTTGTCATTGCAGCTGTTCTTGTGGAGGACAGCAACAACCACCACCTCATGCTGGAAGCCAGTGAGTGGAATACAATTGAGGGGCtggtggagctgctccagcctttcaAGCAGGTTGCAGAGATGATGTCTGCTTCGAAGTACCCGACGATAAGTATGGTTAAGCCGCTGCTTCACATGCTTCTGAATACCACCCTGAACATCAAAGAGAATGATTTGAAAGAAATCAGCATGGCAAAGGAAGTGATTGCTAAAGAGTTGTCGACCACCTACCAGCACGCACCTGAGATAGACATGTTTCTCAATGTTGCAACGTTCTTGGATCCCCGCTACAAAAAGCTGCCTTTTCTTTCAGCCTTTGAGCGGCAACAAGTTGAAAACAGAGTTGTGGAAGAAGCAAAAAGCCTGCTGgagaaagtaaaagaaaatacttttaGGACTGaagagaaattcttcactgtttCAGAAGAGCCACCTGTGAAAAAAATCATAATCTCCTCCACTCCTCCTCCTACCAGTGTCATCAACAACATGCTTGCTGAGATCTTTTGCCAGACAGGAGGTGTGGAGGACCAGGAGGAATGGCACGCTCAAATCGTTGAGGAGTTGAGCAACTTCAAGTCTCAAAAGGTCCTCGGTTTGAATGAAGATCCTCTGAAATGGTGGTCTGACAGACTAGCACTGTTTCCAGTTTTACCAAAGGTTCTTCAAAAGTATTGGTGTATTATGGCCACGAGGGTCTTCCCTGAACGCCTTTTTGGTTCTTCTGCTAACGTTGTAAGTGCAAAGAGAAACCGATTAGCTCCGGCTCATGTGGATGAGCAGATCTTTTTGTATGAGAACAGTAGGAATGGGTCTGAGGCAGAACCCGAGGATGAAGACGAAGGAGAGTGGGGTTTGGAACAGGAACAGATTTTTAATTTAAATGACTCAGTAAATGTAAACAACAATTTCTTTAATATCCGAGACAGTGGCTTTGTTTAA